The Lytechinus pictus isolate F3 Inbred chromosome 5, Lp3.0, whole genome shotgun sequence DNA segment aacaaatcAGAATTCACACCTTTGATCCCGTTAtcttgaacttgaaaaaataagcaaataagctaaaaccatgtaatattacagttgTAAGTAGTTTTATTATAATTCTtgattgaccatgcagtgttccaaacCTGTATATGGGGTTTGTTGGAACACTTGagatggtcttgttcaaggttgatttttttcagtaaccatcaaTGATGCATATTATTATGATCAGTACCATGAAATGGATATATTATCCTACATGAAGGTGTAGGGAGTGTTTAATGTCgcttatcaaaattaaaaagcaacatgaatcatgattgaaaactcaattacaaaaTACAGACTACAAACACGATCAGCGGTGCACTGTCCAGTGGcgaaaatataaagctgattATTCGTCAAttgtctttaaaggtcaagtccatcctataaaaatgttgaattgaatcattagagaaaaatcagacaagcataacgctgaaaatttcaacaaaatcggatgtaaaataagaaagttatgacatttcaaagtttcgcttatttttcacaaaacagttatatgcatagctcaatgacatgcaaatgagagagtcaatgatgtccctcactcactatttcttttgtgttttattgtttgaaacacagaatattttaatttttacagatttgacaacaaggaccaacttgattgaaccataaaatgttaaggcGATGGTAATTCCAcgcgttcagggaggaatgaaactttgtttcaaggacaatgaggagaaaatgggaataaatcatatttcacataatgaaatacaaaagaaatagtgagtgagtgatgtcatcagtcccctcatttgcataccgaacaggatgtgcatataccgtaactgttttatgaaattaattgaaacttcaaaatgtcataactttcttattttacaaccgattttgatgaaattttcagtgttatactcgttggatttttctctttttattgaagtcaactctttgttggggtggacttgtcctttaaattttcTGCTTTTGTTATTGACCCATCACAGGAAAGGTCTATTCTGGCACCTgcttgtgtaggcttccacgccaagagcaaatttaaagacgtttcaaaaCTCAAATCATGTTCAATGTCACATTCGAGATGCTGAAGGTTGTAAAATCTGAGCTGATTGCGTTTATAAACTTATCTTTTTCGacgtttaaattttcctccgaatccCATGATTCgaaagacgtttacttttacgaccgggcatggaggacattgaacacaccctttgtttctttttatatatgatgttttgtaatcacgttttcaatcatgattcatgttgccatTTAGATTTGGAAACCACCATTGAACACACCCATAATCATGCAGTGATGGTGAAGGGATTACATGGTGGTTGTGAGCATTGGAAAGAGTCTTAATCACACCAGTGAATTACTTTCTAATTCAGTTGTAAAGCTCTGCGATCAGGGTACAATCCTATCCAAATGCACTGAAATTGTAATTTGTTCTCGTATATGAATCCTGTGTTGCTTTCACTATTCATTTTGCTCCATACTGTAGCTTGcttgctaaaataaagaaatggtaCATGTAGAACTATTCTTTGCATCATCTTAAAGACACAAAAGTAATATATGTATTTAGATCTTTATTGGACATTCATTAGGTAGtataaaatgtatcatatttgaagtcatttacatgtatatatgtatttttgtgaCTGTGGTTGGATTTTGTCACAATATTCCTTTATTTACTGACATAACATTTGCAAATGAACATTGATATCGTGTGTttgtttaaacaataaaaaatacatgtatgtctgtgGATTGTTCGACTGTGtttgaggccgttctcattacgctttctaaaactagtttactggaaactgattcaggaaaccactttggaagatcgctttgctagcgttcccacttgatcacaagaaagtggttttcaaaatcacttcacgtaaagcgctcttgttgctatggaaacgctctcagtggggtgacacgtttcgcgcgaaattcaaaccgcagcataggcattctacacctgtcgtgtggagtagcgcgctcaaaatgtgcgaagatcgcttcccgaagaacggttgtgtcctcacttacgctaaaaccagtttaacgaggcaaagcgatcttgaaaactacatcgcgaggtggttttccaaactggtttggaagatcgcttccaagaccgctttgaccgttctcactacgcgttaaactagtttccactaaactagtttccagtaaactagtttaaggaacgtagtgagaacagcctctttgACCCATTGATAGAGTCTAGTAAACTGATTCCAATATATTTTATGTACAGTGTTATAGTGTATGCAGGTTCTATGAAGGGAGACATGTGgtgtattcattttcattcatttattgttaCCGTTAATGATGTTATGAAAGCAAGATATGTTTTTACACATTGATGTGAGTTGAAACCTGAGATTTTAATagcttttccattttcttttttgccTGCACAGTCGAGGTacatctcatcatcatcttttcaTACCCAATGCCATGGAAGTGTCCTTTGCTTTGACTGAAGTATTGAACAGTAATATTTCCCATACCATGGCCGGCAAGGTGCTGGCAGAAAGACTCTGGAGGATTTAATTTCTCTTCAGGAACAGCAAGAAAGAGAAGGGGTCGGCTTTGCTGAACTCTGCATTGACCTGGTGCTATTATCATAATGGAACACGGCACAAGTCAGGCTCCAACGGAGGGTCAGTTGACTAGCAAGCCGGCATCTTCGTTGTCATTCACGGGAGAAACTGGGACTATTATGTTAAAGGAGGTTAATACCAGGGAGAGCCTACATCTGCATGACCAGGAGGAGAGTGTCAATAAAGGTGACagaggaaaaaacaaaatggctaCCCGGGAGCCTGCCTCTGCTTGCCGTGGTAAGGAGGAGAGAGCGGCAGGCAGTGAGGAGGAACGGCAGCATCTTGTTATGGTCCATCCAGCGGGGGAGAATGGGGATGGGAGCATAAtcaagatggccgccaaaacAAACATGGCAGCGTGCTTGGAGCCTACTacaggggaggaggaggaggctGGGAAGAGGACTGGGGAGGACTTTCCCAAGCAGTTTCGAGTGCAGGAGACCAACTTCAGCGAGGGGCAGCTGAAATTGACGCTGAAAACAATGAAGAAAGGCAAAGGGGCAAAGAATAAGAAATTGAAAGGGGTCGCAGCGGGAAGTAAAGCAACCTTGAAGACTAAGAAGGGGAAAGGGACTAGCAAGAAAATGGCGAAAAAGGTAAGACATGTAgcctgtatgtacatgtacgtgtaattCATTCATGAAGGTGTAATTTTGTAGATCATATATGATTATTGCTGTTGCCTTTGTTTTCCCCTAACACAGCCTTCAtacaaatgtatgaatatacatggaAGCACGTACATGTAAGGATTGAAATCACTGCTTTAAAATAagtatttattcatcttttctgTTAAAAACAATTAAGAATACCAATGAAATGATACAtgtgaaattaacaaataaaaacagGAGGATAACTCTACTCCTTAGCATCAAGTGTGGTGCTGCATGTCTATCGAGGGCTGCTTCATTCACAAAAACTCTATATCAAATTTGGAGAAAGATAAACTGTGTTGTGTCTTGTCTTTCTTTGGTCGAGTTGGCATATATGTATTCTGCCAACTTTGTTGAAATGAGGTCAGCGAGCAAGCAGGTTTTAGTTACGGGGCTTTtggataatttttgttttaaaagtcAAGTGTCCAATGACTTTCTTAGCATTTTGTCAACATACAGTTTTATTCCACTCCTTGATTGCGCAAGGGAATGAGTGTCTCCTGTGGTGAGTTGTCACTGAAGTCTTATGCTGTTCCCTCTTGTTTGTCAGCTGCgggggaaaaaattacacgggggcttGGGGTGAAATTGCCCCCAagatgctcaaaagagccctggaaaagcTCCATTCACTGTAAATAATTTATTAAAGCTTATCCATTGTTGCAGTGTTTAATAGGCAGTAAGTCGTGAAAagtcaaaaattaaaaatgattttttttttgtctggtcGGATGAATCAaggttttataataataatccgcttttttATATAGCACTACATCGGAACGGCTTgtctaagcactttacagatatattattagaTTTTACGGGTATTATGTTATTTGGAGCATCAGACAATGTCTATTCATGAGATACTAAGTTTTTGTAGACCaccttgtacatgtaggttattAATTATTTACTCCATCAAGAGAAATTGTATCAAATTTCTGACTGTTTTTGTGTGTTCTATCtttatcaggggtgtgagagttcagatttttatctgatttcagattttcttgttttgattttcagcttaatttcagcttatttttggccttcctctgtacagaaagtatgggagctctttctatttcagactttttcaacactcttcagcttttttcagatctttttatttgtgaccactgaCACCCCTGCTTTATGCATCATGGCCCAGATAATAAGTCTCCAGATTTTGAAACAGAGTTTCATGGGTTCAATCTCTCCTGAACATttaacatttgattttttttaccccccccccctgcaatgATATGATCATACTCAGTACAACAATAATTAAAACATCAGCAGAACTTAATGAACTATAAACCACTGCCTGCTCTCTCTCTCATGCAGCACAATATTTAAGTAATGAATATCTTCTTTTACTTAGATGTCGTTCATACCATCTCATCGGGATTATGTTTTGAGCTCAAATGAGTAGGTGTGTTTTTAATTAGCATAAATTTGTTGATAGTCTGCCAGCATAAATACATGCACAACTACAAGAAAGATATGTAAATTGTGATTTCATTTCCTTCTAGCAATTTTTCATAGCCTCCATGTGCACTTCAAATATAATTGCAAacttacagtacatgtaggtatatttTCAACCtcaacaaagaaaatgaaaattatgacaatatgttggaaatgacctttgaatgattgtaaatgtacatgtaagtccttttttttgttgctaacttgaattgtaaatgtaaaattgtaaaaattgtaaaattgtaaaaatgtgCTTGAAATTTTCACTTCCACTTTTTTCCTCGCTCCTCTAATGTTTGCAAATTTTACATCAGCGTGTGATGATCAATTCTATTCAGCATCAgagcatttttttattaaaaaaacccaaGAGAACGTATGTATTGTACATGTCGTATGCATATAGTAAAAATCA contains these protein-coding regions:
- the LOC129260541 gene encoding uncharacterized protein LOC129260541 produces the protein MEHGTSQAPTEGQLTSKPASSLSFTGETGTIMLKEVNTRESLHLHDQEESVNKGDRGKNKMATREPASACRGKEERAAGSEEERQHLVMVHPAGENGDGSIIKMAAKTNMAACLEPTTGEEEEAGKRTGEDFPKQFRVQETNFSEGQLKLTLKTMKKGKGAKNKKLKGVAAGSKATLKTKKGKGTSKKMAKKVRHVACMYMYV